From the Amycolatopsis thermoflava N1165 genome, one window contains:
- a CDS encoding ATP-binding cassette domain-containing protein, with product MTEVVRAEHIGKRFGPVRALSDVSLHVSAGEVLGLIGDNGAGKSTLIKILTGYHQPDSGRLLFEGRPVQLKSVTHARSLGIETVFQDLAMVNDLPVYLNLHLNKELVHRPLPFLKRREMKRRAREALDEIGISIPSVTAEVGQLSGGQRQAIAVARSVFTRNTKLLLLDEPLAAMGAKEGGLILRLLAQLKQRGDLAIILIAHNYSQVVDVCDRVNLLQHGEITFDKPSRDTSVAELLELVHAEYRLQQ from the coding sequence GTGACCGAGGTGGTGCGGGCCGAGCACATCGGCAAGCGGTTCGGGCCGGTGCGGGCGCTGTCGGACGTCAGCCTGCACGTGTCGGCGGGCGAGGTCCTCGGCCTGATCGGCGACAACGGCGCGGGCAAGTCCACGCTGATCAAGATCCTGACCGGTTACCACCAGCCGGACAGCGGGCGGCTGCTGTTCGAGGGGCGGCCGGTGCAGCTGAAGTCGGTGACGCACGCCCGGTCGCTGGGGATCGAAACGGTCTTCCAGGACCTGGCGATGGTGAACGACCTGCCGGTGTACCTGAACCTGCACCTCAACAAGGAACTGGTGCACCGGCCGCTGCCGTTCCTGAAGCGGCGGGAGATGAAGCGGCGCGCGCGGGAGGCGCTGGACGAGATCGGCATCAGCATCCCCTCGGTGACCGCCGAGGTCGGTCAGCTCTCCGGCGGGCAGCGGCAGGCGATCGCGGTGGCCCGCTCGGTGTTCACCCGCAACACCAAGCTGCTGCTGCTCGACGAGCCGCTGGCCGCGATGGGCGCCAAGGAGGGCGGGCTGATCCTGCGGCTGCTCGCCCAGCTCAAACAACGCGGCGACCTCGCGATCATCCTGATCGCGCACAACTACAGCCAGGTCGTGGACGTGTGCGACCGGGTCAACCTGCTCCAGCACGGCGAGATCACGTTCGACAAACCGTCCCGGGACACCTCGGTGGCCGAGCTGCTCGAGCTCGTGCACGCCGAGTACCGGCTCCAGCAGTGA